The Tolypothrix sp. PCC 7712 region ATCACCAATCACTCTCACAAAAAGGATTTGCGCTTGTGGATAATTCCTCGGGTATGTTCTTCAGTCTGCTGACAAGGCTGTACATTAACTGTCAAAGCACCAGCATAGATTAAAAATTCTTCATAATCTGTAATAATAAAATGATTAGACATCAATCTCATCTGGAAAAGATTGTTGCAACACATCAAACATCTGCAGGGGCGCAAAGCTTTGCGCCCCTCTTCATAGATTCATGGCTAGTCAATACTGCTCGGTTAAGGATTGTCAACTCGGAATTTGGTTTGGGGAAAAGGTTAAAGGTTTTTTCTTGCCCTTTTCCCCTTCCCCTTTTGCCCTTAACCGACAAGTATTGCATGGCTAGTAGAGTTTACACGGGAATTTCGATGACAAATTCCGTCCCTTCACCCAGAACAGAGTTACAGCTTAAACGCCCATTGTGGGTTTGTTCAACAATTTGACGCGCGATCGCTAATCCTAATCCGGTTCCTTTACCAACTTCTTTGGTGGTAAACAGATGATCAAAAATGCGATCGCGAATTGACTCGGGCATTCCTGGGCCGTTATCTTTGATGCCAATAATTGCTATGCGTCCATCATCAGAGATATCTGTACGAATAGTAATTTGCTGAGGATAAGCTTCTAAATCAGCAAAAGAAAGCCCCTCGCTGGCTGTATCTAAGGCATCAATCGCATTACCCAAGATATTCATAAATACTTGATTGAGCTGCCCTAAAAAGCATTTAACCTGGGGTAAATCACCATAATCTTTGATTACCTGAATAGCTGGGCGTTTTTCTGAAGCTTTCAAGCGATATTTCAAAATCAACAGAGTACTTTCAATCCCCTCATGGAGATTGCAAGCAACTTTTTCCGATGTGTCCGCCCGTGAGAAGGTACGCAAACTGGTGCTAATATCTTTGATGCGTTCAGATGCAACTTTCATTGAATCCACCAGCTTGGGTAAATCGGCTGTTAGGAATTCTAAATCAATTTCTTCGGCATGATCGATAACTGCAGGAGCGAGAATCGGGTTGTTTTCTTGCCACAATTGCAGATGGGTAAGTAAGTCTTGAATATACTGTTCAGTATTATTCAAGCTACCTTTAAGAAAGCCTACAGGATTGTTAATTTCGTGGGCTACCCCTGCAACTAAATTACCTAAGGAAGCCATTTTCTCATTTTGTACCATTTGCAGCTGTGTGTGCTTCAGTTGCTTCAGCATCTGTTCCAACTTTTGGGCATAATCTTGAGCTTGTTGGTAAAGATGGGCATTTTCTAGGGAGATGGCAGCTTGAGTACATAATAGTTGGATAACTTCTGTGCGATCGCGAGTAAAGGCTGCGATCGTTAATTGATTTTCTAAATACAATAAACCTATTAATTTGCCCTGATGCCAAATTGGTGTACACATCACACTTTTTGGTTGTTGCTGCATCAAATAAGGGTCAGCGATAAAATCAGTTTGGGAAGTTGCATCATCCAAAACCACAGTTTTACCGCTACGTTTGACATAATTTACCAATGTTTCCGGAATCGCTTGACTAACTTCTAATGGTACAGTTTGCTGATTTGTACCTTCGTTTGTCGTAGCAATTGCTTCAATTAACCAATTGCCATCTCTAACTACTAATAAAACTGCCTTTTTTGCACCCGCATTTGTCATCAATACCTCCATGAGGGTATTGAGCAATTTTGCTAATTCAATTTCACTAGATAAAGCTTGTGAGGCTTTAAAAATAGTGCCAAAATCAAGATTTTTAGAAATACTACTACTGCTACTAGATCTAGTAGTTTGGATAGTTTGATTGAGATAGGAGGACGCGTCAATAGTAGAAATATAAGTTTCGCTCAGTTGGAAGCGATGATTTTGAGCTTGAAATATCGGCAATAACAGTTCAGAATAGCGTTTTTCTAAATCTTGAATTTTGGCTTTGGCACCCCAATGAGCATAGCAGTAGTAAGCTTCTTGCATATAAAATTGAGCTACCTTATCTTTACCCCATGCCAAATAAAACTTAGCTGTCAGTTCATTAGCAAGTGCTGCTTCTTGCAAGTACTGATTTTCTTTAGCCAGGATAATAGCGCGGTCGTAATATTCAATAGCTTCCGCTTTTTGCCCTAATACTCGATGTTTTTCTGCTGCAATTAAACAGAATTTATGCTCATAATTTGCAGGAGCGTAATTAGCCCATTTTCTCAGTTTTTCTAGATTGTTGGTGACATATTCAATCATAGATTCTTGCTGTGAAGATGGTGAATCTGGATACAAAGCCAATTGTGTCAACAATTCATAGAAATAAAAAGTTGGAATCACAGCCAAGCTAGTAATGCTGCTGAAATACTGCTTCACTACATTGGCGTTTTCTACAGCTTGGTCATATTCGCCAAATAAATAGCAAAGAATCAACTTACAAAAATGAGCCTGACAAATAATGCTGAATTGATTAGCAGCATAATGTAATGGTAACATTTCTGCTTCGTTGTAGCTTTCACCAATCAACAAACAAGGATTATCTGCCATTCCTAGTAAGTTAAAAACCGATTGTTGGTAAATACTATTAAAGTTCAAGTATGTGGTTTGCTTTAATTGCTTCATAACATTGGCATAATTGCTCATAGCTTGCGCTAATTCGCCCAATTCTTGACCACTTAAGTAAGCGTATCTACCAAACACATAAGCAGACATCATCGCATATTCAATATCTCCTGTTTCTAAACCGCAAGTGTATGCTTCTAATAAAGAATTTAAGGTTTCTTTGAGATGAACTTTCCAATGTCTAATAAAACAATTGACAGCAAAAATAGTTTTTGATTTTAGCTTCACTGCATGAAGTTGATTGACTAACTCTAATGCTAGTTGTCCCAACTCATAGCCTGCATCAATTTCGCCTAATACGCCGCATAACATCAAGCCATAGGTAGCATAAGCATAGGTAGATTCTGGCGCATTACCGTAGCTGAGAGATAGTTGAACTTGCTTGAGTACAATTAGCCTAAATAACTCAGGAGCAGCTTGATAAGCAACAGAAATAATATTAGAAAGAATTTGCATCCCAGCTTTAATAGTGACATCTGTCATTACTGGTAGTGCGAGCAAATCTGCCGAAGTTCTATTTGCTAATAGACGCTTGGTCACATCCAACTCATGCTCTATATTGCTTTTATCAGGGTGTTTCGGTAATTCTATACCTAACATTGCCAACACATTCAGCGCGACTTGTAAAGCGTCAAGATGCTTACTCTGTGCCATATGAGCTTGAATCTTAATGTTATAAATAGGCACTTGTTCAAGTAGCAATTTGGCTTTTTGCAACGCGACATCAGCGTAGGTTTCCATTGCCGCAAAATCGCCACTGAGACACAATACCTCTGTAATTACTTCATGCAGCGCTAGGGTCAGATTATAATAAGTTTCCCAGCTATTTGCAGGCAAAGATTCTACGCCTATTTTTAAATATTCAGATGCGACAGCATAGGCATTTGCTGCTTTAGCTTTTGTTCCAGCTCTTAAATTTAAATTAATAAATTCTAAAGATGCTTGTGGTTCAGAAATTAATATTTTTCCAAGATTCAAATGATTAACTATTTCAAATAGTTTATCTTCTTGTTTAACTTTAGGCGTATTATTTAATAATAAATTGCCGATTTGCCAATGAGTTAGGGGCTTTCTGTCTTCAGCAATTAAAGAATAAGCAGCCTGTTGAACGCGGTCATGTAAAAATTTATAACTAGCAACCTGGTTATGAGAATCGTGAGCAAATTTGCCTTCAGAATTATTACTCGTTCCCTGAAAAAACTTATAAACTTCGCTCGTGGGGATAATTAAACCCACTTGTAAAGCGCGCCATAAATTCGCCGCAGTTTCAACTTGGGACTTTTGATGGACAATCGAGAGAGTTTCTAAATCAAATAAATTACCAATGCAAGCTGCTAATTGTAAAACTTCTTGTGTAGCTGGTGGCAATTTCTGTAGCTGCATTGCCATAAATTCTACTACATTATCTGTCAGCGCTAAGGTATTAACTTGAGCAATATCACATTGCCAATAACCGACATCAATATTAAAGATAATCAACTCTTCTTCATACAAGACTTTCAGAAATTGGTTATTAAAAAAGGGATTACCTTGAGTTTTCTGATAAACTAACTTAGTTAAAGATAAAGCTATATCCAGAGAACAATTGAGCGTATCAGCTATTAGTTGATTAATCTGTGATATTTTGAGTGGGCTTAAGGTAATGGTAGAAAAATTGCTTTGCTTTTTGCTAATTTCATTTAAAGTCACCATTAAAGGATGGGCTGGAAATACTTCATTATCCCGGTAAGCGCCAATTAACAATAGATAGCCATGATGATTTTCTCCCATCAATAGTTCTATTAACTTTAACGAAGCACTATCCGCCCATTGTAAATCATCAATAAATATGACTAGAGGATGGTCTTTTGTCGTAAAAGTAGCAATGAACTTTTGAAATAGTAAATTGAAGCGATTTTGTTCTGCATTTCCTCCTAGTAGAGCTACAGGTGGTTGCACACCAATAATCTGTTCTAGTTCCGGAATTACATCCACAATGACCTGAGCATTATCACCCAAAGCTTGGAGAATTTGATTTTTCCAGATTTGTAGTTGTGCGTCACTTTCAGACAGCAATTGTCCCATCAAATCGCGTAAAGCTTGCACAAAAGCCGAGAAAGGAATATTACGATTAAATTGGTCAAATTTACCTTTAATAAAATAACCACGTTGACGGACAATCGGCTTATGGATTTCATTGACAACAGCAGTTTTACCAATTCCCGAAAAGCCAGCAACTAATATCATTTCTGTATTACCTTTGCTCACTCGCTCAAAGGCATTTAACAGCGCTTCTACTTCAGTTTGCCGACCATAAAGTTTATCAGGAATAATAAAGCGATCGCTCACATCCCTTTGTGCAATTGGGAAGCTATCAATTTTCCCCGTTGTCTGTAGTTGCTCAAGGCATGTTTCTAAATCATATTTCAGTCCTAATGCACTCTGATAGCGCTCTTCCGCATTTTTCGCCATCAGTTTCATGACTATCTCACACAGAACTGGCGGAATCAATTCCCCATTTTTGAATTTTGAATTTTGAATTTTGAATTGATCTGGTTGTTTGGCAATATGACAATGTACCATCTCCATCATGTCATTTGATTGAAATGGTAATTCTCCAGTCAGCAATTCGTAAAAAGTTACACCTAAAGAGTAAAAATCAGTGCGGTAATCAATTCCGCGATTCATTCTCCCCGTTTGTTCTGGAGATAAATATCCCAGCGTTCCTTCCAAAATATTAGGACTGACAACAGTTTGACTTTCTCTTGGCAATAAAGATGCAATACTAAAGTCAATTAAGCGAATTTCATGAGTTTCGGGATTAACTAAAATATTGGCAGGTTTGATATCTTTATGAATGATGCGCTGGCGATAGAGAACATCTAGAATATTGCATAGAGCGATCGCAATCTTCAAAAACTCCAGCAAACAACCTACAGCTTCCCCCCTATCCCACCACAAGTTC contains the following coding sequences:
- a CDS encoding ATP-binding sensor histidine kinase; this translates as MVSTQVSIPGYRISEEIYNGSRTLVYRGYREADHQPVAIKLLKNFYPSFSELVQFRNQYTIAKNLPSPLVVQTYSLEPYQNGYALVMEDFGGIALNLWWDRGEAVGCLLEFLKIAIALCNILDVLYRQRIIHKDIKPANILVNPETHEIRLIDFSIASLLPRESQTVVSPNILEGTLGYLSPEQTGRMNRGIDYRTDFYSLGVTFYELLTGELPFQSNDMMEMVHCHIAKQPDQFKIQNSKFKNGELIPPVLCEIVMKLMAKNAEERYQSALGLKYDLETCLEQLQTTGKIDSFPIAQRDVSDRFIIPDKLYGRQTEVEALLNAFERVSKGNTEMILVAGFSGIGKTAVVNEIHKPIVRQRGYFIKGKFDQFNRNIPFSAFVQALRDLMGQLLSESDAQLQIWKNQILQALGDNAQVIVDVIPELEQIIGVQPPVALLGGNAEQNRFNLLFQKFIATFTTKDHPLVIFIDDLQWADSASLKLIELLMGENHHGYLLLIGAYRDNEVFPAHPLMVTLNEISKKQSNFSTITLSPLKISQINQLIADTLNCSLDIALSLTKLVYQKTQGNPFFNNQFLKVLYEEELIIFNIDVGYWQCDIAQVNTLALTDNVVEFMAMQLQKLPPATQEVLQLAACIGNLFDLETLSIVHQKSQVETAANLWRALQVGLIIPTSEVYKFFQGTSNNSEGKFAHDSHNQVASYKFLHDRVQQAAYSLIAEDRKPLTHWQIGNLLLNNTPKVKQEDKLFEIVNHLNLGKILISEPQASLEFINLNLRAGTKAKAANAYAVASEYLKIGVESLPANSWETYYNLTLALHEVITEVLCLSGDFAAMETYADVALQKAKLLLEQVPIYNIKIQAHMAQSKHLDALQVALNVLAMLGIELPKHPDKSNIEHELDVTKRLLANRTSADLLALPVMTDVTIKAGMQILSNIISVAYQAAPELFRLIVLKQVQLSLSYGNAPESTYAYATYGLMLCGVLGEIDAGYELGQLALELVNQLHAVKLKSKTIFAVNCFIRHWKVHLKETLNSLLEAYTCGLETGDIEYAMMSAYVFGRYAYLSGQELGELAQAMSNYANVMKQLKQTTYLNFNSIYQQSVFNLLGMADNPCLLIGESYNEAEMLPLHYAANQFSIICQAHFCKLILCYLFGEYDQAVENANVVKQYFSSITSLAVIPTFYFYELLTQLALYPDSPSSQQESMIEYVTNNLEKLRKWANYAPANYEHKFCLIAAEKHRVLGQKAEAIEYYDRAIILAKENQYLQEAALANELTAKFYLAWGKDKVAQFYMQEAYYCYAHWGAKAKIQDLEKRYSELLLPIFQAQNHRFQLSETYISTIDASSYLNQTIQTTRSSSSSSISKNLDFGTIFKASQALSSEIELAKLLNTLMEVLMTNAGAKKAVLLVVRDGNWLIEAIATTNEGTNQQTVPLEVSQAIPETLVNYVKRSGKTVVLDDATSQTDFIADPYLMQQQPKSVMCTPIWHQGKLIGLLYLENQLTIAAFTRDRTEVIQLLCTQAAISLENAHLYQQAQDYAQKLEQMLKQLKHTQLQMVQNEKMASLGNLVAGVAHEINNPVGFLKGSLNNTEQYIQDLLTHLQLWQENNPILAPAVIDHAEEIDLEFLTADLPKLVDSMKVASERIKDISTSLRTFSRADTSEKVACNLHEGIESTLLILKYRLKASEKRPAIQVIKDYGDLPQVKCFLGQLNQVFMNILGNAIDALDTASEGLSFADLEAYPQQITIRTDISDDGRIAIIGIKDNGPGMPESIRDRIFDHLFTTKEVGKGTGLGLAIARQIVEQTHNGRLSCNSVLGEGTEFVIEIPV